ACCGCGCTGCTGGTGGCGGGGAAGGTTAAGGCGAAGTAAGTCAATTTCCCCCCTCACCCCGGCCCTCTCCCCAAAGGGGCGAGGGTGAAAAGACAGCACCGAGCCGTCCCCTCTCCCCTGTGGGGAGAGGGTTAGGGTGAGGGGACATCAGGCTACGCCGATGTCTGAACCCGTCTTCTCGAATCCATTGAAATCAACACTACCGACGACACAATCAATAGCGTCCCCAGCCAGTCCGGCAGGGTGAACGCCACCCCCAGCAAAATCACCGACAGCAGCGCGCTGCTCAGCGGCTCGGCGCAGCTCAGAATGCTCGCCTTCGGCCCGCCGATCATCTGTGCGCCTTTCAGATACAGGCTGAACGTCAGCGCCGTGCCAATCACCACGAGGTAGAAAAACGCCAGCAGCAGGCTGCCGTCAATCACAAAGGTGGTCCCGCGTCCGGCGTAGAACGGCGTCAGCATTAGCCCGGCGATCAGCATGCTCCAGCCGACAATCGGCAGCGTGCCGTAGCGGGCGATCAGCGTTGACGGATAGGTGGTGTAAAACGCGGCGGCAAACGCCGAGGCGATGCCGAAGAACAGCGCGGCAGGCGAGATGGAGAGCGAGGTCGGGTCGCCGTGAGTGACCAGCAGGAAGGTGCCGACAAGCGACGTCATGATGGCCGACAGCACAAACAGGCCGGGACGCTTTTTCCGCGCCAGGGCGAACCAGGCCACGATAATGGTCGGCGAGAGAAACTGCAGCACGGTAGCGGTCGCAGCGTTGGATTTTTCAATCGTCAGCAGGAAGGTGAGCTGCACGGTGAGCGCGCCGACCAGCGAGAAAATCAGCAGGCTGAGGGCGTCTTTGCGATGTTTGATGACCGAGAAAATCTTATCGCCGTGCACGAAAGAAAGCGTCAGCAGGATCACGCCGGTAAACAGCAGGCGAACCATGGTCAGGTAAGGCGAAGAAATGTGGCTTTTCTCCATGATGTACTGCGCGCAAACGCCGGAACTGCCCCATAAAACGGCGGCGATCAGGACGTTTAGCATCCCTTTACGTGTGGAACCCATTTTCTCCCCTGCGATGTTGTCGTTAATTCGGTCAACAGCATAGCATGGTTGCGTGCGGCCTGATGCCCTCACCCCGGCCCTCTCCCACGGGGAGAGGGAGCAAACACTAAAAACGGCAACTTGCGTTGCCGTTTTGCTTCTACCTTGCCTAGAACCACGCCTCCCACATCGCGCCGACGTTGAAGTCGTCGAGCGTTTCGTCTTTGGTGTTGTTTACGCGCGCGGTGCGTTCGTTATCCACCTTGCCGCCGGTCACGTAGAAGCGCAGCATCGGGCGGAACTCCGGCCCCATGGCGATAGACATGTTCTGGGACAGGGTCAGCTTCCAGCCCTTGTTGTCGCCACCGTTGTCGTAATCAACATGCTGCCAGCCCGCTTCCAGCCAGGTGGAGTGAACGTCGTTCCACCAGTGCATTGGTCGCACGATGGCGTTGTAGTTTTTGCGGTTGTCGGTCTTATCGCGGCTGTTGTCGTAGTCGTGGAAGGCGAGGATGTACTCCACCTGCGTGGCCTGGGTGAATTTGTATAGCCCTTCGAAGCTGGCGTAGACCGTGGTCAGATCCTCGGTTTTGTTGAACACGCTGTTGTCCGCGTTATCGGAGTAGCGGGCGATCACCTTGTTCACGCCGCTGTCGTTGGTGTGGCTCAACACCACGCCGCCTTGCCACGCGTTCAGACGCTCGTCGCTCTCCACCGCCTTGGAGTCAAAGCCGTAGTTGGCGTACAGCTCCATGTCGATCGGGCCAAGCTTCATGCCGTGGATTTTTGAGGTCGCGGCGTAGTTGCCTTTGTCGCCCGTGCCGGAACCGCCGGTACAGGTGATGCGCGACGGGTTGGCTTCATCTTCCATCACTTCCGGGCTACAGGATTCCACCGCCGCCACGGCGGCCACGTCGAACTGCACGCCGCCGATGTCGAAGTTCTTCACCCCGGCGCCCTGGCCGTCGTGGTTCATCCAGAAGTAGTCGTTGATGCCCTGCTGCGGACGCTGGTGGAAGTCACGACCTGCCCAGAAATAGGCGTTCGGGTTGGAGGCCATAATGTTGGTCACCCCCGCGTAGGCTTTTTTCAGGTTAACTTCGTCGCCCCAGTGGTCGATCATCACGTTAACGTCCCAGATGGCCCCGTTTTCACCCTTGAAGGCCTTGGAGAGCTGGAATTCCCCGCCGTTGCCTTCGTTGCCCAGACGACCAATGGCGGACGCGCCGTTGTACGAGCCGTCCACCGCGACGTATTTCTGATCGGCGGCCTGGAAGTGCGCGCCGTAGCGGGCGTAGCCGGTAAATTTAATTCCGAACGGGATCGCCATATCCGGAGATTGCGCCGCGCTTTGCGGCTCGGTCACCACGTCCGCTTTTTTCGCGACCGCCGCATCCATTTTAGCCTGACGTTCGGCCAGGGCTTTATCCACCGCTTTCGCCACAATGGCGTCGATTTGCTCCTGGGTGAATTCCTGTGCGAGCACGGAAATTGGGCAAAGCGCGGCGATAACCGCCATGGTTAATGGAAGTTTTTTAATCGTATTCATGGTTATCTCAATATAGTTTAATTTTATTCAGACAATAACCATCCCGCTCCGATCTGACAGAGTATGTCGCTATCATCAGAACAAGTGGATCTCTATTTAGGGTACAGAGGTATTACAATAATTATTTCGCCATAGACTATCTCTGATATAAATGAATAATTTCTTCGGACAGTTCACGCGCTAATAAGGAGTTCATTAAATGATCCTGCGCGTGCACCATAATTAACGTCATCGGCTGGCGGCCTTCGCCCGCATCCTGCTCGATCAGTTTGGTCTGCATCTTGTGCGCCTGGCGCGCGTAGCCGTCGGCTTCGCGCAGCAGGCTTTTGGCTTCGTCAATATTGCCCTGGCGCGCCGCGTGCAGCGCTTCAAAGCACAGGCTGCGGGACTGTCCGGCATTGACGATAATTTCCATTACGGCTTCTTCTAATGCGATCATCATCATTACTCTTTTTCAAAACTATTATTTAACGCGGTAGCGGCAAACCACTCTCCGCTTTTCTTAATGGTGCGTTTCTGCGTCTCTAAATCGAGCTGGATAAATCCGTAGCGATTTTTATACGCGTTGCACCACGACCAGTTATCAATAAACGTCCACATATGGTAGCCGAGACAATTGCACCCTTCGCTAATACCCTTATGCAGCCAGGCTAAATGTTCGGAAATAAACTCGATGCGGTATTGATCGTTAATCTGGCCATTTTCAATAAACCGCTGCTCGTTTTCGACGCCCATGCCGTTTTCAGAAATAAAGCAGCGAGGGTTGCCGTAATTGTCGCGCAGGTTAACCAGAATATCGTAAATACCCGGCTCGTAGATTTCCCAGCCACGGTACGGGTTCATCTTGCGGCCCGGCATCTCGTAATTATCGAAGAACCACTCCGGCATAAACGGCGCCTGCGGGTTCACCGCGCTGTCGCGACACTTCACGCGACGCGGCTGATAGTAGTTCACGCCGAGCAGGTCGATTTTCCCTTCCGCAATCAGGAAACCGTCTTCCGGTTTACAGGCGGGTAATTGATCGCAGGATTTCAGCAGCGCTACGAGATCTGCCGGGTATTCGCCGCGCAGGACCGGGTCAAGGAAGCTGCGATTAAACATCAGATCCGCGATGTGCGCCGCCTTCACGTCCGCCGGGTTCTGCGAACGCGGGTACGACGGCGTCAGGTTTAGCACGATGCCAATCTCCCCCGCGTAATGCCCGGCGCGGTAGGCCTGCACCGCCTTCGCATGGGCCAGCACGGTGTGATACGCCACGGTGGCTGCCCGACGAAAATCCACCACGTTCGGGTAGTGGAAGTCGTACAGATAACCGCCTTCCACCGGCACGATCGGCTCGTTGAAGGTAAACCAGTGCAGCACGCGATCGCCGAACAGCTCAAAGCAAATCTGCGCATAGCGGGCGTAGGCGTCCACCACGTCGCGGTTTTCCCAGCCGCCGATCTCCTGCATCGCCATCGGCATGTCGAAATGGAACAGGGTCATAAACGGCGTGATGCCCTGTTCATTCAGCTCATCAATGACCTGATTGTAAAAATCGACCGCTTCCGGGTTCACTTCACCGATACCGTCGGGGATCAGGCGCGCCCAGCTAATCGAGGTGCGAAAGCTGTTGTGGTTCAGCTGCTTTAACAGCTGAATATCCGTTTTCCAGTGCTGATAAAACGTGGAGGTCTGCTGCGGCCCCACGCCGTTGTGAAAACGGTTTGGCTCGCGGGAAAACCAGTAATCCCACGTGGTTTCCCCCTCTCTTGCCCCTTCCGTCTGGAGAGCGGAGCTTGCGCTGCCCCACCAGAAGTTATCGGGAAATGTGTATTTCATGACTCTTCCTCTTTGACTTAATTGCTGGCGGTCTCGGCGGCGCCGACGGTTGCCTGGGCCTTCTGCTCTTCGTTTTTGATGAGCGTACGCTCATAGGCGCGCAGGAACGGCAGGTACATCAGCGCGGACATCACCATACAGACCAGGCACATCACCACGGGGCTCAGCGCCCAGTTTGCCGCCCACGAGGCGCCAATCGGTGCAGGGGTGGTCCACGGGGTCAACGAGACGACCTGCGCCAGCCAGCCGAGTTTGGTTGCCGCGTACGCCAGGCAGGCGTTGACCAGCGGAACGAACACGAACGGGATAAACAGCATCGGGTTCATGATGATCGGCGCGCCGAACAGAATCGGTTCGTTGATGTTGAAGAAGCTTGGCACCACGCCCATTTTGCCGATGGTGCGCAGGTGGGTAACGCGGCTGCGCAGCAGCAGGAACGCCAGCGGCAGCGTGGAGCCTACGCCGCCAATCAGCAGGTAGTGATCCCAGAAGCCCTGGAGGTAAACGTGCGGCAGCGCCGCGCCGGCCGCCAGCGCCGCCTGGTTTGCCGAGAGGTTCGCCATCCAGAACGGGTTCATGATGCCGGTGACGATCAGCGAGCCGTGAATACCGGCGAACCAGAAGATCTGGCACAGCAGCACGGAGAGCAGAATGGCGGGCAGGGAGTCAGAGGCGGACACCAGCGGCTCCAGCAGGTGCATGATCGCCTGCGGTATGATCATTCCGGTCTGCGCTTCAATGAACAGGTTCAGCGGGTGCAGCGTGCCGATCACCACCATCACCGGGATCAGGATTTCAAACGAGCGCGCCACGCCGGTTGGTACTTCCTTCGGCAGGCGAATGGTCACGTTGTTCTGCTTCAGCCACGCGTAAACGCGGGTGGCGTAAATGGCGGTGATCAGGGCGGTGAAGATGCCCTGGCCGGAGAGATACTGGGTCGAGATCTTGCCGTCGGCATACGGCGCGGCGACCAGCAGGAAGGCCATAAAGGCCAGCAGGCCGGACATCACCGGGTCGAGGTTAAACTGACGCCCCAGGCTCGCCCCAATTCCCACCGAAATGAAGAAGGTCATCACGCCCATGCTGAGGTTAAACGGCAGCATCAGCTGTTCACGATAGGTCTGGGAGAAATCCAGCCAGCCGCGGGCAAAGCTGTTGGTGGTATCCGCCGAGAAAGGCGGGAAGATGAACACCAGCATAAACGAGCCGATGATCATAAACGGCAGCGCGGCGGTAAAGCCGTCGCGGATGGCAATCACATACTTTTGCTGGCCCAGCTTGGCGGCCAGCGGGGTAATTGACTGCTCAATCACCGCGACCATGGATTGATATAACGAACTCATGTGAACACCTTTTAGTGTGCCGCTTCGATGAGCGACAGAGCATAGTCCAGTACTTTATCGCCACGCTGCATGCCGTAGTCCATCATATCGATGGGCTGCACCGGAATGCCTTTCGTAGCCGCCTTGTCTGAGAGTGTCTTTAACATGTATTTCACTTGCGGTCCGAGAAGGACAACCTGGTATTGCGGAAACTGCGTATCAAATTCGGAAACACCGTACGCATCAATCTTCACCGGCAAACCACGTTCTTTCGCGACATCGACCATTTTGCTGACCAACAGGCTGGTGGACATCCCGGCAGAGCAGCACAGCATAATCTTGAACATCGACAACCATCCTCTAAATGTAAAAAGTTATTGCGAGGATGATTGGACATTATACGGAAACCGGTTTCCATTCATAAAAGACAGAAGTGTGACAACCATCAAGATCCCTTACTTATGAGGCTAATTAACCGGATGTGGGTCACATAATTTGGCTGTTATGACATCATTTTGAGTAGAAACGGAAAATCGGTTTCCATGGAAAACGGAAACGGATATACTCCGTTCTGGCTATAATGTAAGCCGAAGCGGTGATGGAATTTGCAGGCGCGAGGTAAGCCTGCCAGGGGAAAGAGATGTCGACAATCAATGATGTATCACGTCTTGCCGGGGTGTCTAAAGCCACGGTATCGCGAGTGTTGAGTGGGTCGCGTGGCGTTAAGGAAGCCAGCCGTCAGGCCGTTCTGAAGGCCGTGGATGAGCTAAACTATCGTCCCAACGTGATTGCCCAGTCGCTGCTGAGCCAGTCGACGGGCTGCATTGGAGTCATTTGCGCGCAGGAAAATATTAACCAGACCACTGGTTATCTCTACGCGCTGGAAAAACAGCTCAGCCAGCATCAAAAACACCTCCTGCTGCGCTTCGCGCACAGCAAAGCGGAAGTGATGCACGCCCTTGAAGAACTCTCCTGCGGGCTCTGCGATGATATCCTGGTGATTGGCGCCCGTTTCCCGCTGGACGTGGAGATGGACAACGTCATTCTGGTGGACTGCATGGAGTCTGATAATTCCAACAGCATTCAGTTCGATCACGCCTTTGCCGCCGAAACCGCATGTAACTACCTCACCAGCCAGGGGCGTCGCCAGATTGCGCTGATCCACCCCCACGGCAGCGGTTTTGCCGACCAGGTGCTGCTCGGCTACAAGCACGCGCTGGAGAAAAATTTCCTGCCCTTTAATCGCAGCCTGGTCTTTATGGACGCGACTTCTTCATCCGTTGCGCTGCAGGAGCTGCTTAACAACGCCAGCACCCTGAATTTCAACGCGCTGCTGGTGGCGGACGAGCAGGAAGCCCAGCGGGTGATCCCGCAGCTGCAGGCGTTTAATAAATCGGTGCCGGACGACATCATGGTCTTCAGCCTGGCCGGATCGCTGCACCTGCCGGGCATTCCGGTGATCCCGGCAATTGAATATTCCATGGACGCGATGGCGGCGCGCATTGTGAGCTGGCTGACGGAGAAAACGCAGATGCTCGGGTCCTATGTTCTGCGCGGGGATTTGATCATTCCAGACGTGCGTAAGCGTTAAACATGTTGTGTAGGCCGGGTAAGGCGCAGCCGCCACCCGGCGAGAAGCACGTTTCCAGCTCTCAATAATCTTCCATACAATCCACCTGACCAATCGCCCCCCAGTAGGCATCCAGGTTGTCGCGCTTCACGGCGGTGATGGCATTTTTAATCAGCAGCTGATTGGCCTCGGACGACAAAATCATCTCCTGCCAGGCTTTATCGCTCTGCTTTTTCTGTGGCGTACAGGTTTTCTTAATATCTTTAAGGACCTGCTGCTTTATTTGCGCCTCTTTCGCGGGGTCATCCTTTTCCTGAGCATGGACAAACGCGGCGAAGAGCAGACAAACCAGCAGGCAGACCAGGTGCGCAGCTTTCATCAACAACCCCCTTTAGAAGTCACATGCTTCCCATGAAATATATCGTTACATTCAGTGTAGCGACGCCAGCCGAAAGTATGAATTTTCTCTTCACCGCCTGTCATGAACTTCCCGGCAAGCGCTACTGAATACCGCCCCCCAGCGACTGCCACAGCGTGATGCGGTTTTCCAGGTCGGTTTGCTGCAGCGCGATCAGCGATTCCTGCGCCGACCACAGCGACCGCTGCGCGGTCAGTACCGTCAGATAATCCCCCGCGCCCGCCCTATAGCTTCGCGTTGCCACATCCAGCGTTTTTTGCTCCGCCGCGACGTATTCGCGCTGGGCGTCGAGCTGTTCGCTCAGGGTTTCTCGTCGCGCCAGCGCGTCGGCCACGTCCTTAAACGCGCTCTGGATGGCTTTCTCATAGGTGGCGATCAGCCCTTTCTTCTCCGCTTCCGCGTAGCGCAGCTGCGCCAGGTTGTTCCCGCCGCTAAACAGCGGCAGGGTGATGGACGGCGCAAACGACCAAACCTTCATCCCGTGGCTGAACAGGGAGGAGAGCGAGTCGCTGCCGACGCCCGCGCTGGCGGTGAGTGAAATGGTCGGGAAGAAGTTGGCGCGCGCCGCGCCGATGTTGGCGTTGGCGCTCAGCAGGTTATGTTCCGCCTCCTGAATATCCGGACGACGCAGCAGGGTGCTGGAGCTGACGCCCGCCGGGATCAGCGTGATGGCGTTGTCGCTCAGGCTCTCCAGCGTGCCGGGCAGCAGCTTGTCCGGCACCGTATCGCCCGCCAGCAGATTAAGGGCATTTTTGTCCTGCATCACCAGCGTCCGGTAGCTTGCGACGCTGGCGCGCGCCTGCTGGTACACCGCTATTGCCGAGCTGACGTCCGTCGCCGCCGCCACGCCCACTTCCTGCTGGCGCTTCACAATCTTCAGCGAGTTTGCCGCGCTCTCCATGGTGGATTTTGCCAGCGCCAGGTTGCTGTTATCCGCCGCCAGCGTCACCCAGGCCGTGGTCAGCTCGCTGACCATCGTCAGGCGCGTGTTCTGCGCGGTGAACTCGCTGGCAAGCCAGGTTTCACGCGCGGCGCGGGAGAGGCTCTGGTTGCGGCCAAACAGATCCAGCTCGAAGCTGGAGACCGCGCCGTTGGCTTCATCGCTTGTCGCGACGCCGCTTGCCAGCGTGCGGCTGCGGGTGTGGCTCAGCTCGGCGTCCACCGTCGGGAACAGGGACGAGCGCGTTTCACCGTACTGGGCGCGGGCGGCGTCGATATCGGCAATCGCTTTTTGCACGTCGCGGTTGCTGTTAAGCGCCATCGTCACCACGCTTTTCAGCCGCGCATCGTTCATTACCTGCTGCCACTGGCTCACCATGGCGGTGGCTTCGCCGTGCGCGCCGGGCAAGGTTGCCGGGACGGGCGCGTCCGGGCGTTGATACGTTGGATCTAACGACACACAACCCGCGCTCAGCAGGGCTAGCGCTAAAACAGATACACGAAACATTATGACCTCCGGTTCGCGTGTTTACCGGAGAACAGTCGTTTCACCAGTACAAAGAATAAGGGGACGAAGAAGATCGCCAGCAGCGTCGCGGCCAGCGTCCCGCCGATAATGCCGGTACCAATTGCCACGCGGCTGTTGGCGCCTGCACCGGTTGCCACGGCCAACGGCGTAACCCCTGCGATAAACGCCAGCGAGGTCATGATGATCGGCCGCAGACGCGTCTGGGCGGCACGCAGTGCGGCGCGCGTCAGAGAGTACCCTTCAGCGACTTTGGCTTCGGCAAACTCGACAATCAGGATCGCGTTCTTCGACGACAGGCCGATAGTGGTGAGCAGCGCCACCTGGAAGTAAACGTCGTTGTTCAGGCCGCGCAGCGAGGCGGCCATGGCCGCGCCCAGCACGCCAAGCGGGATCACCAGGATGACCGAAATCGGCACCGACCAGCTCTCATACAGCGCTGCCAGGCACAGGAACACCACCAGGATGGAGAGGGCATACAGGCTCATCGCCTGACCGCTCGCCAGTTTTTCCTGCAACGACAAACCGCTCCACGCCCAGGTGCTGCCGGACGGTAGGCTGTTTGCCAGCTGCTCCATTTTGCCCATCGCCGTGCCGGAGCTGGCGCCGCTGGCGTTTTCACCCTGAATCTCATACGCCGCCGAGCCGTTGTAGCGCACCAGGCTTTCCGGGCCGTACTCCCAGCGGGTGGTGGCAAAGGCGGAGAACGGGGTCATGGTGCTGTCACTGCCGCGCACAAACCATTTGTTGAGATCCGACGGCACGGCGCGGGTGTCGCTGTCGCCCTGGATGTAGACCTTTTTCACGCGGCCGCGATCGATAAAATCGTTCACGTAGGTCCCGCCCCAGGCGCTGGAAAGGGTGTTGGTAACGTCGCTCAGGGACAGCCCCAGCGACACGGCCTTGTTGTTATCGATATCCACCTGAAGCTGCGGCATCTGCGGCAGATCGTTGGCGCGCACGGCGTGCAGCGAGCTGTCCTGATTGGCCTCGCCAATCAGCTGGTTACGCAGCTTCAGCAGCGCGTCGCGGTCGGTGCCGCCGCTGGCCATCAGCTCAAAGGTAAAGCCGTTGCTCTGGCCCAGGCCGTCCACCGCGGGCGGCGTCATGGCAAAGATGGTCGCATCGCGGATGGTGCTCAGCTCCTGCGTGGCGCGCAGGGCGATGGCCTGAGCGGTATTCTCATCGCCTTTACGTTCGGACCAGTTTTTCAGGGAGACAAACGCCATCCCGGCGTTCTGGCCGCTGCCGCTGAAGCTGAAGCCCTCAATGGTGAAAATAACGTTGGTGTTGGCTTTCTCTTTGGTGAGGAACCACTCGCGCACCTGGCGGCTGACTTCGGCGGTACGCACCGTCGTCGCACCGGCCGGCAGGGTGTACTGCACCATGATTTCACCCTGGTCTTCCGTCGGCAGGAAGCTGCCCGGCAGCTTAAGCATGGCGAAGCCCATCGCGCCGCAGAGCAGGGCGTAGATGACCAGCATGCCGCCGGAACGGCGCAGGGCGCGCAGGACCTTGTTCTGATAGCCGCGCTCGGTCCTGCTGTAGAAGCGGTTAAACGCGCCGAAGAAGCCCTTTTTGTGCGGCGTCGTGTGGCTCAGGATCGAGCCGCAGAGTGCGGGCGTCAGTGTCAACGCCACCACCACGGAGAGGAACATCGCCGAAATGATGGTGACCGAGAACTGACGGTAAATCACCCCGGTGGATCCGCCGAAGAAGGCCATCGGCAGGAATACCGCAGAGAGCACCAGCGCAATGGCAACCAGCGCGCCGGAGATTTCGCCCATCGATTTTTCGGTGGCTTCCCGCGCGGGCAGGCCTTCGTCGCGCATAATACGCTCGACGTTTTCCACCACCACGATGGCATCATCCACCAAAAGCCCGATCGCCAGCACCATCGCAAACAGCGTCAGGGTATTGATGGAGTAGCCGAACAGCGCCAGCACGCCGAAGGTGCCCAGCAGAACGACGGGCACCGCCAGCGCCGGGATCAGCGTCGCGCGGATGTTTTGCAGGAACAGGTACATCACCACCACCACGAGGATAATGGCTTCGAACAGGGTCTGAATCACGTCCTCAACGGAGATCTTGATGAACTCGGTGCTGTCTTTCGGGTAGGCCACGTCGTAGCCTTCCGGCATCGACTTTTTGAACTCGGCGATCTTGTCTTTTACCGCCGTCGCCGTGTTGAGCGCGTTCGCGCCCGGTGAGAGCATCACCGCCATACCCGCCGCCGGGTGGCCGTTGAGCTTCGCGGTGGCGGTATAGTCTTCGCTGCCCATCTCCACGCGGGCAACGTCGCTGATGCGCACCACCGCGCCGCTGGACTGGCTCTTCACAATGATGTTTTTAAACTGATCGACCGTCTGCAGGCGCGACTGGGCGCGGACGGTGGCGGTCAGCTGCTGGGCGTTCGACGAGGGCAGCGCGCCGATTTTACCGGCGGAAACCTGCACGTTCTGGGCTTCAATCGCGCTCTGCACGTCGGACGGCATCAGCGAGTAGGACGCCAGCTTCGCCGGGTCGAGCCAGATGCGCATCGCGTATTCCGCACCGAACACCTGCAGGCTGCCAACGCCCTCCACGCGCGCCAGCGGGTCCTGCATATTGCTCACCAGCCAGTCGGCGATATCCGAGCTGCTGGCGGCGTCGGTTTTGTCGTACACGCCCATGATCAGCAGGAAGTTGCTCTGCGATTTCTCGACGGTAATGCCGGACTGCTGCACCTCGGTCGGCAGGCGCGATTCTGCCTGCTGAACCTTGTTCTGCACCTGCACCTGGGCGGTGTCCGGGTCGGTTCCCTGCTCGAAGGTGACGGTAATGCTCACCGACCCGTCCGAGCTGCTGGTGGAGGTGAAGTAGAGCAGGTTATCCAGCCCGGTCAGCTGCTGCTCGATCACCTGCGTCACGCTGTTTTCCAGCGTCTGCGCGGAGGCACCGGTGTAGGTGGCGGAGATTTTGATCGACGGCGGGGCGATGTCCGGGTATTGCGCCACCGGCAGCGTGCGGATCGCCAGCATCCCGGCGAGCATGATAAGAATGGCGATAACCCAGGCAAAGACCGGGCGACGCACGAAGAAGCGGGAAAACATCAGGCTTTTCCTCCCGCAGCTTTCATCTCTTCGGCCTTCACTTCCTGCCCGGGAGTCACTTTGTCGGTACCTTCCACAATCAGCCTGTCGCCCGCCTTCAGGCCGCTCAGCACCAGCCATTTGTCGCCGTAGGTGTCGCCCGTCTCCAGCTGACGCTGCTCGACCTTATTGCTGGCATTCACCACCAGCGCGGTGGCGGTGCCTTTGGCGTCGCGGGTGATGCCCTGTTGCGGTGCCAGGATCGCGTCGTTCATGATGCCTTCATCTACCCTGGCGCGAACGAACATCCCCGGCAGGAGCTGGTGCTGCGAATTCGGGAAGACGGCGCGCAGCGTGACCGAGCCGGTTGATTCATCCACCGCCACTTCGGTTAACGCCAGACGGCCTTTCTCGCCGTAGGTGCTGCCGTCTTCGAGGATTAAGGACACGCTTAACGTATCGCTATTTGTGGCAAGGGTTTGCTTGCGTAAACGCAGCAGATCGGCGCTGGAACGCGTGAGATCGACGTACATGCTGTCCAGTCCGCGAACGGTGGCAAGCGCGGTATCCTGCTGCGCGGTCACCAGCGCGCCGGGCGTGACGGAGGAGATGCCGATGCGTCCGGCAATCGGCGCGGTCACGGTGGTCCAGTTGAGGTTAATGCGCGCGCTCTCCTGTGCGGCCTTCTTTGACTCGACGCTGGCCTTGTCCTGCGCGCAGGTGGACTGTGCGTCCTCTGCGTCCTGGCGCGACACGCCCTCGTCTTTCACCAGCTGCGCATAGCGCCGGGCCTTCTGGCAGTCGGCCGCTACCAGCGCCTGAGCCTGCTTCAGCGCCGCGGCGGCTTCATCAAACGCCGCGCGGTAGCTGGAAGGGTCAATTTGATACAGCGCCTGCCCGGCTTTCACGGTATCGCCTTCGGCGAACAGCCGCTTCTGGATAATGCCGCCCACCTGCGGGCGCACTTCGGCGCTCATGGCGGCGGTGGTGCGGCCGGTCAGCTCGCTGACGACGGACACCGGCTGGCTCATGAGGGTGACAATCCCCACATCCGGAAGAGGACGCTGGGGAGCAGATGTTTGCGCATTATCGCACCCGGTCAGGAGAAATAATGCCGCGATGGAGGTTGTTATGTTTTTCATAATCTTTTTCCAGGGTGAACGACGCCTGCCCCGTTAATGGCTCAACGGGGAGGAGGGCTATTTAAAGGCACAGCGATACCGCATCTCCGGCTGAGCCAGAAATGTAAAAAAGGGGAATTACTTATTCCCGCTAATTATTCATATGCGATTACTTCGCAGAGAAAAGCATATTTAAAATATCCTGATAAAGGGGTTCTAATTGTTCTGACGGGACTTTTAAGGGGGTTAATCGACGATAAAT
This region of Enterobacter asburiae genomic DNA includes:
- a CDS encoding glycoside hydrolase family 1 protein codes for the protein MKYTFPDNFWWGSASSALQTEGAREGETTWDYWFSREPNRFHNGVGPQQTSTFYQHWKTDIQLLKQLNHNSFRTSISWARLIPDGIGEVNPEAVDFYNQVIDELNEQGITPFMTLFHFDMPMAMQEIGGWENRDVVDAYARYAQICFELFGDRVLHWFTFNEPIVPVEGGYLYDFHYPNVVDFRRAATVAYHTVLAHAKAVQAYRAGHYAGEIGIVLNLTPSYPRSQNPADVKAAHIADLMFNRSFLDPVLRGEYPADLVALLKSCDQLPACKPEDGFLIAEGKIDLLGVNYYQPRRVKCRDSAVNPQAPFMPEWFFDNYEMPGRKMNPYRGWEIYEPGIYDILVNLRDNYGNPRCFISENGMGVENEQRFIENGQINDQYRIEFISEHLAWLHKGISEGCNCLGYHMWTFIDNWSWCNAYKNRYGFIQLDLETQKRTIKKSGEWFAATALNNSFEKE
- a CDS encoding PTS sugar transporter subunit IIC, translating into MSSLYQSMVAVIEQSITPLAAKLGQQKYVIAIRDGFTAALPFMIIGSFMLVFIFPPFSADTTNSFARGWLDFSQTYREQLMLPFNLSMGVMTFFISVGIGASLGRQFNLDPVMSGLLAFMAFLLVAAPYADGKISTQYLSGQGIFTALITAIYATRVYAWLKQNNVTIRLPKEVPTGVARSFEILIPVMVVIGTLHPLNLFIEAQTGMIIPQAIMHLLEPLVSASDSLPAILLSVLLCQIFWFAGIHGSLIVTGIMNPFWMANLSANQAALAAGAALPHVYLQGFWDHYLLIGGVGSTLPLAFLLLRSRVTHLRTIGKMGVVPSFFNINEPILFGAPIIMNPMLFIPFVFVPLVNACLAYAATKLGWLAQVVSLTPWTTPAPIGASWAANWALSPVVMCLVCMVMSALMYLPFLRAYERTLIKNEEQKAQATVGAAETASN
- a CDS encoding EamA family transporter, with product MGSTRKGMLNVLIAAVLWGSSGVCAQYIMEKSHISSPYLTMVRLLFTGVILLTLSFVHGDKIFSVIKHRKDALSLLIFSLVGALTVQLTFLLTIEKSNAATATVLQFLSPTIIVAWFALARKKRPGLFVLSAIMTSLVGTFLLVTHGDPTSLSISPAALFFGIASAFAAAFYTTYPSTLIARYGTLPIVGWSMLIAGLMLTPFYAGRGTTFVIDGSLLLAFFYLVVIGTALTFSLYLKGAQMIGGPKASILSCAEPLSSALLSVILLGVAFTLPDWLGTLLIVSSVVLISMDSRRRVQTSA
- a CDS encoding PTS lactose/cellobiose transporter subunit IIA; the encoded protein is MIALEEAVMEIIVNAGQSRSLCFEALHAARQGNIDEAKSLLREADGYARQAHKMQTKLIEQDAGEGRQPMTLIMVHAQDHLMNSLLARELSEEIIHLYQR
- a CDS encoding PTS sugar transporter subunit IIB → MFKIMLCCSAGMSTSLLVSKMVDVAKERGLPVKIDAYGVSEFDTQFPQYQVVLLGPQVKYMLKTLSDKAATKGIPVQPIDMMDYGMQRGDKVLDYALSLIEAAH
- a CDS encoding carbohydrate porin is translated as MNTIKKLPLTMAVIAALCPISVLAQEFTQEQIDAIVAKAVDKALAERQAKMDAAVAKKADVVTEPQSAAQSPDMAIPFGIKFTGYARYGAHFQAADQKYVAVDGSYNGASAIGRLGNEGNGGEFQLSKAFKGENGAIWDVNVMIDHWGDEVNLKKAYAGVTNIMASNPNAYFWAGRDFHQRPQQGINDYFWMNHDGQGAGVKNFDIGGVQFDVAAVAAVESCSPEVMEDEANPSRITCTGGSGTGDKGNYAATSKIHGMKLGPIDMELYANYGFDSKAVESDERLNAWQGGVVLSHTNDSGVNKVIARYSDNADNSVFNKTEDLTTVYASFEGLYKFTQATQVEYILAFHDYDNSRDKTDNRKNYNAIVRPMHWWNDVHSTWLEAGWQHVDYDNGGDNKGWKLTLSQNMSIAMGPEFRPMLRFYVTGGKVDNERTARVNNTKDETLDDFNVGAMWEAWF